From the Plectropomus leopardus isolate mb chromosome 18, YSFRI_Pleo_2.0, whole genome shotgun sequence genome, one window contains:
- the cers2a gene encoding ceramide synthase 2a, which yields MLSGLREMIWADWIWFPEGHGWADLKDHDGKVFPKTQDLWATVPIALCFLVCRQIFERTVATPLASLLGVSDKQQVRAPPNPVLEAYFCSTSKHPTQSSIESLSKQAGCSVRQVQRWFRKRRNQDRPSKLKKFREASWRFTFYLLAFFAGLAALIDKPWLYDMKQMWDGFPKMPLLPSQYWYYMIELGFYLSLLFSVASDVKRKDFKEQIIHHVATILLISFSWLVNYIRAGTLIMLVHDASDYLMESAKMFNYAGWRKTCNFIFTVFAAVFFVTRLIILPFWIIYTTWVYPLTLYPPFLGFYFFNGLMFLLQTLHIFWAALILRMVIKFLPGNHIVEDERSDKEETESEDEEDEQREKFKNGHVQNGHTFFNNNHSKTD from the exons ATGTTGTCTGGGCTGAGAGAGATGATATGGGCCGACTGGATTTGGTTTCCAGAAGGCCACGGCTGGGCCGACCTGAAGGACCACGACGGCAAAGTTTTCCCCAAAACGCAGGACCTCTGGGCGACTGTACCCATCGCCCTCTGCTTCCTGGTCTGCAGACAAATATTTGAGAG gaCAGTAGCGACTCCTCTCGCCTCCCTGTTGGGAGTGAGTGACAAGCAGCAGGTTCGTGCTCCTCCAAATCCTGTCCTGGAGGCCTATTTCTGCAGCACATCAAAGCATCCCACACAG AGCTCCATAGAGAGTTTAAGTAAACAGGCGGGCTGTTCAGTGCGACAGGTCCAGAGGTGGTTCAGGAAGCGGAGAAACCAGGACCGGCCAAGCAAGCTCAAAAAATTTCGGGAAGCAAG TTGGAGATTTACCTTTTACCTTCTTGCTTTCTTTGCTGGCCTGGCAGCCCTTATTGAC AAACCGTGGCTGTATGATATGAAGCAGATGTGGGATGGCTTCCCGAAAATG CCACTGTTGCCTTCACAGTACTGGTACTACATGATCGAACTAGGCTTCTATCTCTCGCTGCTTTTTAGCGTAGCATCGGATGTCAAACGTAAG GATTTCAAAGAGCAGATTATTCACCATGTAGCCACCATTCTCCTCATCAGTTTCTCCTGGCTGGTCAACTACATCCGCGCAGGGACTTTGATCATGTTAGTTCATGACGCCTCAGACTATTTAATGGAG TCAGCCAAAATGTTCAACTACGCAGGTTGGAGGAAAACCTGCAACTTCATCTTCACTGTGTTCGCTGCAGTTTTCTTCGTCACGCGTCTCATCATCCTCCCCTTCTG GATCATATACACGACGTGGGTGTACCCCCTGACCCTCTACCCCCCCTTCCTCGGTTTCTACTTCTTCAACGGGCTAATGTTTTTGCTGCAGACTCTGCACATCTTCTGGGCCGCGCTCATCCTGCGCATGGTCATCAAATTCCTGCCAGGCAAT CACATTGTCGAGGACGAGCGGAGCGACAAAGAGGAGACAGAGTCGGAGGATGAAGAAGACGAGCAGAGAGAAAAGTTTAAGAACGGCCACGTGCAGAACGGCCACACCTTCTTCAACAACAACCACAGTAAGACGGACTGA